One window from the genome of Nostoc sp. PCC 7120 = FACHB-418 encodes:
- a CDS encoding methyltransferase family protein, producing the protein MKTKYAINLSKGLTFFFILLLMFVYQNFTIGAWVYLALHGTYGFLWLLKDRIFPDKQWEQPVSVPQGIFIFIVVNLYWIAPFILISSGTVPPLPLVAVAISLNIFGVFLHFVSDAQKYYTLKYQKGLITEGFFARCRNTNYLGEIFIYTAFAMLTQHWLPFLILGGFISTIFIPNMLKKDKSLSRYSEFDDYKNRSGLLLPKLFFSSVSQQQEKTVI; encoded by the coding sequence ATGAAAACCAAGTATGCCATCAATCTCAGTAAAGGACTAACCTTCTTTTTCATACTGCTCCTGATGTTTGTTTACCAGAATTTCACTATAGGAGCTTGGGTGTATTTAGCACTTCACGGTACTTATGGATTTCTGTGGCTATTAAAAGACCGCATATTCCCAGATAAACAATGGGAGCAACCAGTTTCTGTTCCACAGGGGATTTTCATCTTTATTGTGGTGAATCTATACTGGATAGCACCTTTTATTCTTATTAGTAGTGGCACAGTACCACCACTACCATTAGTAGCAGTAGCTATTTCTTTAAATATCTTTGGTGTGTTTCTACACTTTGTAAGCGATGCCCAGAAATACTATACCCTGAAGTATCAGAAGGGCTTAATAACAGAAGGGTTCTTTGCTCGTTGCCGCAACACCAATTATCTGGGGGAAATATTTATTTATACTGCCTTCGCCATGCTGACTCAACACTGGCTTCCATTTTTGATTCTCGGAGGTTTTATCAGCACAATATTTATTCCAAATATGTTGAAGAAGGACAAATCTCTATCTCGTTACTCTGAGTTTGATGACTACAAAAATCGTTCTGGGCTTTTGTTGCCAAAACTGTTTTTTAGTTCAGTTTCTCAGCAACAAGAAAAGACTGTTATTTAA
- a CDS encoding GNAT family N-acetyltransferase, which produces MAPKFRRRGIALSLFEEAFAWGRVRGCTEVDLNVLQNSPAKVLYESLGFEVFEIEMRRKL; this is translated from the coding sequence ATGGCTCCTAAATTTCGTCGCCGTGGAATTGCGCTATCACTTTTTGAAGAAGCCTTTGCATGGGGGCGCGTCAGGGGCTGTACAGAAGTTGATTTGAACGTCTTGCAAAATTCACCCGCAAAAGTGCTTTATGAAAGCTTGGGATTTGAAGTATTTGAGATTGAGATGCGGCGAAAATTGTAG
- a CDS encoding Coq4 family protein, with protein MIETITQSQETAILESFLELVKSPYGNFASIGKLSHVLNDPDTLQKVVAVLSLTPQGKQAFEDRPMLGKIDLEQLHQLPNYTLGYMYADHMIRNQLTPPPVNENVNHPFMFLAAHLGETHDIWHVVTGCDTDKPGEVKLEAFYTAQLIPDRLFLALLAKNLLKTAMYEVELCEQILDGLTQGWMMGKRAKPLFGIEWNKLWETPLEELQTSLNIVPI; from the coding sequence ATGATAGAAACCATCACTCAGTCTCAAGAAACGGCAATCCTAGAGAGCTTTCTAGAATTGGTGAAATCTCCTTATGGAAATTTTGCGTCCATTGGTAAGCTTTCTCATGTTCTCAACGATCCAGATACGCTCCAAAAAGTTGTGGCAGTTCTGAGCCTAACCCCCCAAGGTAAACAGGCTTTTGAAGACCGCCCCATGCTAGGAAAAATCGATTTAGAGCAACTGCATCAATTACCGAACTATACACTGGGTTATATGTATGCAGATCACATGATTAGAAATCAATTAACGCCTCCACCTGTTAACGAAAATGTCAATCATCCATTTATGTTCCTAGCTGCTCATCTTGGCGAAACTCATGACATTTGGCACGTTGTTACAGGATGTGATACTGATAAGCCCGGTGAGGTTAAATTAGAAGCTTTTTATACCGCACAACTTATTCCAGACCGTTTATTTCTAGCTCTCCTTGCGAAGAATTTACTCAAAACCGCAATGTACGAAGTCGAACTCTGTGAGCAAATTCTAGATGGCTTGACGCAAGGTTGGATGATGGGAAAAAGAGCAAAGCCTCTGTTTGGCATTGAATGGAACAAGTTGTGGGAAACACCCTTAGAAGAATTGCAGACTTCTTTGAACATTGTACCTATCTAA
- a CDS encoding WD40 repeat domain-containing protein — protein sequence MKIFKSGKWQLKALLILVCLTLSFLGIDPDELFTFFQYRERYCSHNAIKSPYCNLRVVRTIEGHPTVSAIALGADGQTLVSGGQDKTIKVWELQTGKLKKTLRSDSGAINALAISPDGKTVVSGSGDRLVRIWDITSNQPQKILRGHSGNVTHVDISSDGKTIISLDRGDSPEIKVWDLKTLEQKARLPYSHFDDISPDGKTVLLTLPSSKLVAWDTATNEQQVRQNFFQPSDSARISLDGQTLVSIKRAGKRSFHLQVSDLKTGTIKANKSFSRKIFSPSNIALSRNVLIGKSKKWLTVWNLQTAELEAILDKQQMSRFVVSPDGKLLVGITSDSDNRNTTIQVLQRP from the coding sequence ATGAAAATTTTCAAGTCCGGTAAATGGCAACTCAAAGCCTTATTGATTCTGGTATGCCTTACTTTAAGTTTTCTCGGTATCGATCCTGATGAACTTTTCACTTTTTTTCAATACAGGGAGAGGTACTGTTCCCATAATGCAATTAAATCTCCCTACTGCAATTTAAGAGTCGTTCGCACCATAGAGGGACATCCTACAGTTTCTGCAATTGCGCTCGGTGCGGACGGTCAAACTCTAGTCAGTGGTGGTCAAGATAAAACAATCAAAGTCTGGGAACTGCAAACAGGAAAGTTGAAAAAAACACTACGGAGTGATTCTGGTGCAATTAATGCTTTAGCAATCTCTCCTGATGGCAAAACTGTTGTCAGTGGTAGTGGCGATCGGCTAGTTCGCATCTGGGATATTACCTCAAATCAACCTCAAAAGATACTCAGAGGTCATTCTGGCAATGTTACTCATGTTGATATTTCCTCTGACGGAAAGACTATTATTAGTCTTGATCGTGGTGACTCTCCTGAGATCAAAGTCTGGGATCTCAAAACTCTTGAGCAAAAAGCCAGATTGCCATATTCCCATTTCGATGACATTAGTCCAGATGGTAAAACGGTACTTTTGACTTTACCGAGTAGTAAACTTGTGGCGTGGGATACGGCAACCAACGAGCAACAAGTCCGACAAAATTTTTTCCAACCTTCGGACTCAGCACGCATCAGTTTAGATGGGCAGACACTGGTTAGTATCAAACGAGCAGGAAAACGCTCTTTCCATCTGCAAGTATCAGATTTAAAAACAGGAACAATCAAGGCAAACAAAAGCTTTTCTCGTAAGATATTTAGCCCATCTAACATTGCTCTGAGCCGTAATGTTCTTATTGGTAAGAGCAAGAAGTGGCTGACGGTGTGGAATCTGCAAACAGCCGAGCTAGAAGCAATTTTAGACAAACAGCAAATGAGTCGTTTCGTTGTCAGTCCTGATGGCAAACTCTTGGTCGGAATTACAAGCGATTCCGATAATCGGAATACAACAATTCAAGTGTTGCAGCGTCCGTAA
- a CDS encoding tyrosine-type recombinase/integrase encodes MPNEPVWGELVKVELEACLDAPIARYFDAQLDKDPDVLAQLLADKRNPNTRRAYEKDLRDFFVKMTLLPPTGDSVLEFLHLQREQAVMVVLKYKAKLIASGVREATINRRLAALKSLAKMGRKLGVCNYSLEDVEGEKVKAYRDTRGVDSKTIALVLQQFDRETLIGKRNYAIFLVLWGLALRRQEICQLNVGDFDFYGRKLRVLGKGKGTNEEYLDMSKDVAAALADWLIARGDLKPDLPIFTALDFHNSGHRLTTDAIYKIVSAAFKKAGVKKPMSPHRVRHSAITAALDATDGNIRKVQKLSRHADPRTLMIYDDNRNKDLWEMSELLTLMLKNSE; translated from the coding sequence ATGCCTAACGAGCCGGTTTGGGGGGAATTAGTCAAGGTAGAGTTAGAGGCGTGTTTAGATGCACCGATCGCGCGATATTTTGATGCACAACTTGACAAAGACCCAGATGTGTTGGCCCAACTGTTGGCAGATAAACGCAACCCCAATACTCGGCGTGCTTACGAGAAAGATTTAAGGGATTTCTTTGTGAAGATGACTCTGTTGCCGCCGACTGGTGATAGTGTGTTGGAGTTTCTGCACTTGCAGCGAGAGCAAGCGGTGATGGTGGTGCTGAAGTACAAGGCGAAATTGATAGCCTCTGGAGTGCGGGAGGCAACAATTAATCGGCGGTTGGCGGCGCTTAAGTCCTTGGCGAAGATGGGGCGCAAGCTGGGGGTGTGCAACTATTCCCTGGAAGATGTCGAAGGAGAAAAGGTCAAGGCTTATCGGGATACGCGGGGGGTTGATAGCAAGACGATAGCACTGGTGTTACAGCAATTTGATAGGGAGACTTTGATTGGTAAGCGCAACTATGCAATTTTTTTAGTGCTGTGGGGTTTAGCTTTGCGTCGCCAGGAGATATGTCAGTTAAATGTGGGTGACTTTGATTTTTATGGTCGCAAGTTGCGGGTTTTGGGTAAGGGTAAGGGAACGAATGAAGAATATTTGGATATGTCCAAAGATGTGGCGGCGGCTCTTGCTGATTGGTTAATTGCGCGAGGGGATTTGAAACCCGATTTACCGATTTTTACGGCGTTAGATTTTCATAACTCTGGGCATAGATTGACTACGGATGCTATCTATAAAATCGTGTCGGCAGCTTTTAAAAAGGCGGGGGTGAAGAAACCGATGTCACCGCACAGGGTGAGGCATTCGGCGATTACGGCGGCGCTTGATGCTACTGATGGGAATATTAGAAAGGTGCAGAAATTGAGCCGTCATGCTGACCCCAGGACGCTGATGATTTATGACGATAACCGGAATAAAGATTTGTGGGAAATGTCGGAATTATTGACTCTTATGTTGAAGAATTCTGAGTGA
- a CDS encoding DUF262 domain-containing protein, protein MMNNDEINAKYESGLNRLSQELDRVKLPRLVENIRSNPNYIRIDADSQSNLDWDDVKKSQLIESFILNLPVMPIVLYEMSYHTYEVIDGKQRLKAIVDFYSNQLALSGLEIKTELNGYTYANLPVHTQRVLDNHSLSLISIIPSEDANPDEIAKLIEIVANRLN, encoded by the coding sequence ATGATGAATAACGATGAAATTAACGCCAAATATGAATCTGGTCTAAACAGATTATCTCAAGAATTAGATAGGGTAAAGCTACCAAGATTAGTTGAAAATATTAGGTCTAATCCTAATTACATAAGGATTGATGCAGATAGTCAATCTAATCTTGATTGGGATGATGTTAAAAAATCTCAGCTAATTGAATCTTTTATTCTTAATTTACCTGTAATGCCAATTGTTCTCTACGAGATGTCATATCATACATACGAAGTGATTGATGGTAAACAAAGGTTAAAAGCAATTGTAGATTTTTACAGTAATCAATTAGCTTTAAGCGGGTTAGAAATTAAGACAGAATTAAACGGATACACTTACGCTAATCTTCCAGTTCACACGCAGAGAGTTCTGGATAACCATTCTCTATCTTTAATATCTATTATCCCTTCAGAGGATGCTAACCCTGATGAAATAGCAAAATTAATAGAGATTGTTGCTAATCGTCTTAATTAA